The following coding sequences are from one Geothrix sp. window:
- a CDS encoding roadblock/LC7 domain-containing protein: MFQQILDQLIERVPEALAATFNDRDGDPICSRTIQVSNEGLQLLGAYQHVVKRHLQQAVEEFDRGEVKQVAFATDQHWILMIGAREQCTLVLVMQREGILGRARFHMEQAIEALNHEL; the protein is encoded by the coding sequence ATGTTCCAGCAAATCCTGGATCAGCTCATCGAACGAGTGCCCGAGGCCCTGGCCGCGACCTTCAACGACCGGGACGGGGACCCCATCTGCTCGCGCACCATCCAGGTGTCCAACGAGGGACTTCAACTTCTGGGGGCGTACCAGCACGTGGTGAAGCGCCACCTCCAGCAGGCGGTCGAGGAGTTCGACCGCGGCGAGGTGAAGCAGGTGGCCTTCGCGACGGACCAGCACTGGATCCTCATGATTGGGGCCCGGGAGCAGTGCACCCTGGTGCTGGTCATGCAGCGGGAGGGCATCCTGGGCCGGGCCCGTTTCCACATGGAGCAGGCCATCGAGGCCCTGAACCACGAACTGTAG
- a CDS encoding heavy metal translocating P-type ATPase codes for MDQQTFAVSGMTCASCVRHVERALADTPGVTAAVVNLATGTARVEGAATFEALALRVEDAGYGLAKVQPDAPPVEDLEPARHRMVFALAFTAPLLISMLPGWHGHLPGWIQALLATPVVFGAGLGFFQRAVRQALHGQVSMDALIALGSGTAWTFAVVEWQRGVHELSFETAAALVAFLLTGKYLEARAKTRATDALKALLTLAPPTALRLEADGSVLEVPVAMLAPGDRVRVLPGQTVPADGRVSSGQAEVDESMLTGEPLPVAKGSGDSLVAGTVVHGSALEMEVSAVGAATQLARMAAMVAEAQGSRAPAQELADRISAVFVPAILVLALATFAGWWIWGDGFAQAWRPAVTLLVIACPCALGLATPVAVTVGIGAAAKRGVLVRDAAALEALGRATDLVFDKTGTLTEGQPTLRRVLASGDQPESELLRVAANLERDSEHPIARGLRAAFAGDLQVVQGFRAHPGGGISGTLDGASWRLGSESFLGTPFPAVDPDGIAVGLANEAGLQGVFILGDRLRAEAPSVVADLERQGLKLHLLTGDRSGPAGLMARAAGITRVTAEVRPEGKLSHLRGMQASGAVVGFVGDGVNDAPALAQADCGIAMGSGAGGQGTGAAMAAAPLVLLRAGLEPVLTARRLALRTQRVIKQNLGWALGYNLLLVPLAAFGQLERFGGPMLAGAAMGLSSLTVVLNALRLRR; via the coding sequence GTGGATCAACAGACTTTTGCCGTCTCGGGGATGACCTGTGCTTCCTGCGTCCGGCACGTGGAGAGGGCCTTGGCGGATACGCCGGGCGTGACCGCGGCCGTGGTGAATCTCGCCACGGGAACGGCGCGAGTGGAAGGGGCGGCGACTTTTGAGGCGCTGGCCCTTCGGGTCGAGGATGCGGGCTATGGCCTGGCGAAGGTCCAGCCGGACGCGCCTCCGGTCGAGGATCTGGAACCGGCCCGCCATCGCATGGTGTTTGCGCTGGCCTTCACCGCGCCCCTGCTGATCTCGATGCTGCCGGGCTGGCACGGGCATCTGCCCGGCTGGATCCAGGCCCTCCTGGCCACGCCGGTCGTGTTCGGGGCCGGCCTCGGGTTCTTCCAGCGGGCTGTGCGCCAGGCCCTCCATGGGCAGGTCTCCATGGATGCCCTCATCGCCCTCGGCTCCGGCACCGCCTGGACCTTCGCCGTCGTCGAATGGCAGCGGGGCGTCCACGAGCTCAGCTTCGAAACGGCCGCCGCCTTGGTGGCCTTCCTGCTGACGGGGAAGTACCTCGAAGCCCGGGCGAAGACCCGCGCCACCGACGCGCTCAAGGCACTACTCACGCTGGCCCCGCCGACGGCCCTCCGGCTGGAGGCGGACGGATCCGTGCTTGAGGTTCCCGTGGCGATGCTGGCCCCCGGAGACAGGGTGCGGGTGCTCCCGGGCCAGACCGTCCCTGCGGATGGGCGGGTCAGCTCCGGGCAGGCCGAGGTGGACGAGTCCATGCTCACGGGGGAACCCCTGCCCGTGGCGAAGGGATCCGGGGATTCCCTGGTGGCGGGAACCGTGGTGCATGGATCGGCCCTGGAAATGGAGGTCAGCGCGGTTGGCGCGGCGACCCAGCTGGCGCGCATGGCGGCCATGGTCGCCGAGGCCCAGGGCTCCAGGGCCCCGGCCCAGGAACTCGCCGATCGCATCAGCGCCGTCTTCGTGCCGGCCATTCTGGTCCTGGCCCTGGCGACGTTTGCGGGCTGGTGGATCTGGGGTGATGGATTCGCCCAGGCCTGGCGCCCGGCCGTGACCCTCCTGGTGATCGCCTGCCCCTGCGCCCTGGGCCTGGCCACGCCGGTGGCGGTGACCGTCGGCATCGGCGCGGCGGCGAAAAGGGGTGTGCTGGTGCGTGACGCCGCGGCCCTGGAGGCGCTGGGCCGGGCCACGGACCTGGTGTTCGACAAGACGGGCACCCTGACGGAGGGGCAGCCGACGCTTAGGCGGGTGCTGGCTTCCGGTGATCAGCCTGAATCCGAGCTCCTCCGAGTGGCGGCCAACCTGGAACGCGATTCGGAGCACCCGATCGCCCGGGGGCTTCGTGCCGCCTTTGCCGGTGACCTGCAAGTCGTCCAAGGTTTCAGGGCGCACCCCGGAGGGGGGATATCGGGGACCTTGGATGGTGCGTCCTGGCGCCTCGGCAGTGAGTCCTTCCTGGGGACGCCCTTCCCGGCCGTGGATCCGGATGGGATCGCGGTGGGGTTGGCAAACGAGGCGGGGCTCCAGGGGGTCTTCATTCTGGGCGACCGATTGCGGGCAGAGGCACCCAGCGTGGTGGCGGACCTGGAGCGCCAGGGGCTGAAGCTCCACCTCCTGACGGGTGACCGGAGTGGGCCCGCTGGGCTCATGGCCAGGGCCGCGGGGATCACGCGCGTGACCGCTGAGGTCCGGCCTGAGGGGAAGCTGTCCCACCTCAGGGGGATGCAAGCGAGTGGGGCGGTGGTCGGCTTCGTGGGCGACGGCGTCAACGATGCCCCGGCGCTGGCCCAGGCGGATTGCGGGATCGCCATGGGTTCGGGCGCGGGCGGGCAGGGCACCGGGGCGGCGATGGCGGCGGCACCGCTGGTGCTGCTGCGGGCCGGACTGGAACCGGTTCTGACGGCCAGGCGCCTCGCCCTGCGTACGCAGCGCGTGATCAAGCAGAACCTCGGTTGGGCGCTTGGCTACAACCTGCTGCTGGTGCCCCTGGCGGCCTTCGGACAGCTCGAGCGCTTCGGCGGGCCCATGCTGGCTGGCGCGGCCATGGGCCTCAGTTCGCTGACGGTGGTGCTGAACGCGCTGAGGCTGCGGCGCTAG
- a CDS encoding DUF2752 domain-containing protein encodes MRRVPWVALGALLAALGTWASGFLQPVSALLPGCAFKRLTGFACATCGLTRCVLALGRWDWAGAFHWHPVAAGAAALLPLLAVWDLRRAWRGDPYPGLPDSRVLRLSVWALLLGTWALQAVRGI; translated from the coding sequence ATGAGGCGCGTCCCCTGGGTGGCGCTGGGTGCCCTGCTGGCGGCCCTAGGAACCTGGGCCTCGGGGTTCCTGCAGCCCGTGTCGGCCCTGCTCCCGGGCTGCGCCTTCAAGCGCCTGACGGGGTTCGCCTGCGCCACCTGCGGTCTGACCCGCTGCGTCCTGGCCCTGGGCCGATGGGACTGGGCCGGGGCCTTCCACTGGCATCCGGTCGCTGCGGGCGCAGCCGCGCTGCTGCCGCTTCTTGCGGTCTGGGACCTCCGCCGGGCGTGGCGGGGCGATCCCTACCCCGGGCTCCCGGATTCACGGGTCCTGCGCCTGTCCGTCTGGGCGCTGCTGCTGGGCACATGGGCCCTCCAGGCAGTGCGGGGAATTTAG
- a CDS encoding outer membrane protein assembly factor BamD, translated as MHVLSPWFRTPAALLCALPVLAQAPDGDLAERLYRSGERAYASKAYKEALDTWGQLLQTSPQSEFAPKVLLRLAQHQVDVERKPEAAMPHLDRLRSEYIKSPEAADGLLLRGILQGRQARRPAELKDAMADFNRVLDLFPDAGACAEARLQLGRAWRDQGQWGRALQHFVEAFRLHAGSAVAPRAMLEAAGTMDLSGDLPGCLRMLQQLRTEHPQTPEAQEAAWRTSALVKHRLQKPPLRSEGPWPAGRAKWLKTPTLLALAPDGELLIFQHDLDRVFRLHGAELVPQGPPAPGTRVLCSGPGGALWQLSKNALVREEGGPAQPLGTLAAISGAALDRWGNLWVADAKTPALTLFTPEGGSRTMASPTAGALAPLPTGGLVISADADRKLLFLDADGQPRIVVPYGKDLPAPFKAVTALATDGVGHVAALVDGGEFGEGVVIFGPDGAVLRYATFKALGISGRITSLVMDRSGGLILCDRRNDLLIRLN; from the coding sequence ATGCACGTCCTGTCTCCATGGTTCCGAACCCCGGCCGCGCTGCTCTGCGCGCTGCCGGTCCTGGCCCAGGCCCCGGACGGCGACCTGGCGGAGCGGTTGTACCGAAGTGGTGAAAGGGCTTACGCATCAAAGGCCTACAAGGAGGCTCTCGACACCTGGGGCCAGCTGCTCCAGACCAGCCCGCAGAGTGAGTTCGCTCCGAAGGTCCTGCTCCGGCTCGCCCAGCACCAGGTGGACGTCGAGCGGAAGCCCGAGGCGGCCATGCCCCACCTGGATCGCCTCCGCAGCGAATACATCAAGTCCCCTGAAGCCGCCGACGGGCTGCTCCTGAGGGGCATCCTGCAGGGGCGGCAGGCCCGCCGCCCCGCGGAACTGAAAGATGCCATGGCGGACTTCAACCGCGTCCTTGACCTCTTCCCCGACGCCGGGGCCTGCGCCGAGGCCCGCCTCCAGCTGGGCCGGGCCTGGCGGGACCAGGGCCAGTGGGGCAGGGCCCTCCAGCACTTCGTGGAGGCCTTCCGTCTCCACGCCGGCTCAGCGGTGGCTCCCCGGGCCATGCTCGAGGCCGCCGGCACGATGGACCTTTCCGGCGACCTCCCCGGCTGCCTCAGGATGTTGCAGCAACTGAGGACCGAGCACCCCCAGACCCCCGAGGCGCAGGAGGCCGCCTGGCGGACCAGCGCCCTGGTGAAACACCGCCTCCAGAAGCCCCCGCTCCGCAGCGAAGGGCCCTGGCCCGCGGGCCGGGCGAAGTGGTTGAAGACCCCGACCCTGCTGGCCCTCGCGCCGGACGGGGAGCTGCTCATCTTCCAGCATGACCTCGACCGGGTCTTCCGCCTGCACGGCGCCGAGCTGGTGCCCCAGGGACCTCCGGCGCCCGGCACCCGGGTCCTGTGTTCTGGCCCCGGGGGAGCGCTCTGGCAGCTGTCCAAGAACGCCCTGGTCCGGGAGGAGGGCGGCCCCGCCCAGCCCCTGGGCACCCTGGCCGCCATCTCGGGCGCGGCCCTGGACCGTTGGGGCAACCTCTGGGTGGCGGATGCCAAGACCCCCGCCCTGACCCTGTTCACGCCGGAGGGGGGTTCGCGCACCATGGCCTCTCCGACCGCAGGCGCCCTCGCGCCGCTCCCCACGGGCGGTCTGGTCATTTCGGCCGATGCAGACCGGAAGCTGCTCTTCCTCGACGCCGATGGCCAGCCGCGCATCGTCGTCCCCTACGGCAAGGATCTGCCCGCGCCCTTCAAGGCGGTGACGGCCCTGGCCACGGACGGTGTCGGACACGTCGCCGCCCTGGTGGATGGCGGTGAATTCGGAGAGGGGGTGGTGATCTTCGGCCCCGATGGCGCCGTGCTGCGATACGCCACCTTCAAGGCCCTGGGCATCAGCGGCCGCATCACCTCCCTGGTCATGGACCGCTCGGGCGGCCTGATCCTGTGCGACCGCCGCAATGACCTGCTGATCCGGTTGAACTGA
- the mnmG gene encoding tRNA uridine-5-carboxymethylaminomethyl(34) synthesis enzyme MnmG produces MKHLVVIGGGHAGIEAAHIAARMGLTTTLLTMNLDQIGQMSCNPSIGGVGKGHMVRELDALGGAMGRLIDATGIHFRILNESRGVAVRGPRAQADKVKYRIAARRLLEHLEHLKLRQGTAAALVWREGTRGLRGVELLDGSILPCDAVVVTSGTFLNGRILIGARRLEAGRAGEPASTHLAEQLRALGLRHRRLKTGTSPRLARASIDFTRLQVQPGDDPPRPFSFCSPGIPQPQVPCHIVHTTAQTEAIVRENLPQSSLYGGHIEGVGPRYCPSIEDKFVKFPDKGRHQIFVEPESLETEEIYLAGLSTSMPPDVQLRMVRSLPGFEAAEILRPGYAIEYDSFDPLQLHRDLSVEGLEGVWFAGQINGTTGYEEAAGQGLLAGINAVRWLREQEPIVLGREQAYLGVMVDDLVTKGTDEPYRMLTARAEHRLGLACDLADARLLAVAREVGALESEDLAKVEAKVLRREALRGQCEAAWVTQTSPFGAIATAAGLRLDAGLSLSDLFRRQHIGPAEADACLTLLDGWGQEQPGWNPATERDLLLFDLRYAPYRDREAKLLEGHRGWDQVRIPADFRIEHLHGISREVLEKLSLHRPETLGQASRIPGITPAAVTLLHLHLHRARSI; encoded by the coding sequence TTGAAGCATCTGGTGGTGATCGGCGGTGGACATGCTGGGATCGAGGCGGCCCACATCGCCGCGAGGATGGGCCTGACCACGACCCTGCTCACCATGAACCTCGACCAGATCGGCCAGATGAGCTGCAATCCCAGCATCGGCGGCGTCGGCAAGGGACACATGGTGCGGGAGCTGGACGCCCTGGGGGGCGCCATGGGGCGCCTCATCGACGCCACGGGCATCCACTTCCGCATCCTCAACGAAAGCCGCGGCGTGGCCGTGCGGGGCCCCCGGGCCCAGGCGGACAAGGTGAAGTACCGCATCGCGGCCCGGCGACTCCTGGAGCATCTGGAGCACCTGAAGCTGCGGCAGGGCACGGCGGCGGCCCTGGTCTGGCGGGAAGGCACCCGGGGCCTCCGGGGGGTCGAGCTGCTGGATGGATCGATCCTCCCCTGCGATGCCGTGGTGGTGACCAGCGGCACCTTCCTCAACGGCCGCATCCTCATCGGAGCGCGACGCCTCGAGGCCGGGCGCGCCGGGGAGCCGGCCAGCACCCACCTGGCCGAGCAGCTGCGGGCCCTGGGCCTGCGGCACCGGCGCCTCAAGACGGGCACCAGCCCCCGCCTCGCCCGGGCCAGCATCGACTTCACGCGACTGCAGGTCCAGCCCGGTGACGACCCACCGAGGCCCTTCAGCTTCTGCAGCCCCGGCATTCCGCAGCCCCAGGTGCCCTGCCACATCGTCCACACCACGGCCCAGACCGAGGCCATCGTGCGGGAGAACCTGCCGCAGTCCAGCCTCTACGGGGGGCACATCGAGGGGGTCGGGCCCCGCTACTGCCCCTCCATCGAGGACAAGTTCGTGAAGTTCCCGGACAAGGGCCGCCATCAGATCTTCGTGGAACCGGAGAGCCTCGAGACGGAGGAGATCTACTTGGCGGGCCTGTCCACCTCCATGCCCCCGGACGTGCAGCTGCGGATGGTGCGCAGCCTCCCGGGCTTCGAGGCCGCCGAGATCCTGCGGCCCGGCTACGCCATCGAGTACGACAGCTTCGATCCGCTGCAGCTCCACCGGGATCTCTCGGTCGAAGGCCTGGAGGGCGTGTGGTTCGCGGGCCAGATCAACGGCACCACGGGCTACGAGGAGGCGGCGGGCCAGGGTCTGCTGGCGGGCATCAATGCCGTGCGCTGGCTGCGGGAGCAGGAGCCCATCGTCCTCGGCCGCGAGCAGGCCTACCTGGGCGTGATGGTCGATGACCTCGTCACCAAGGGGACGGACGAGCCCTACCGCATGCTGACGGCCCGGGCGGAGCACCGGCTGGGCCTGGCCTGCGATCTGGCGGATGCCCGGCTGCTGGCCGTGGCCCGAGAGGTGGGGGCCCTGGAGTCGGAGGACCTGGCCAAGGTCGAAGCCAAGGTGCTCCGCCGGGAGGCTCTGAGGGGGCAGTGCGAGGCCGCCTGGGTGACCCAGACCAGTCCCTTCGGCGCCATCGCAACCGCCGCCGGCCTCCGGCTGGATGCGGGCCTGAGCCTGTCGGACCTGTTCCGACGGCAGCACATCGGCCCTGCCGAGGCCGATGCCTGTCTGACGCTGCTGGACGGCTGGGGGCAGGAGCAACCCGGCTGGAATCCGGCCACAGAGCGGGACCTGTTGCTCTTCGACCTCCGCTACGCCCCCTACCGGGACCGGGAAGCCAAGCTCCTGGAGGGCCATCGGGGCTGGGACCAGGTCCGGATCCCCGCCGATTTCCGGATCGAGCATCTGCACGGCATCTCAAGGGAAGTGTTGGAGAAGCTGTCGTTGCATCGGCCGGAAACCCTCGGTCAGGCCAGCCGCATCCCCGGCATCACCCCCGCCGCCGTCACGCTGCTCCACCTGCATCTTCATCGCGCTCGGAGCATATAG
- a CDS encoding NupC/NupG family nucleoside CNT transporter, with translation MERLIGLAGIVAFVALAYVLSHKRSAIHWKTIAWGLGLQWIFALIVLKGTLISGLLSFLPFPRGAGWVVLALMFTPMLLRRFASYENKTLNWSLFGVIVLGLLRGNLVGSSFDRMRIVVEHLMAYAHEGASFVFGSLSDGPAGKVGMVFAFAVLPTIIFVASIFAVLYYLGVMQWVVGAAARAMGRFLKVSGAESVSVAASILMGQTEAPLTIRPFLAKMTRSELMVIMTAGMAHVSGSIMVAYVQVAHVDIVHLLTAVIMTAPGAVMMAKLLEPETETPETSGEIKVDIPNHDANVLDAAARGAFEGGQLAFNVAVMLIAFIALIYLLNGLMKAIHPGFSLELVLGWVFKIPAFLMGVPWGEAGQVGGLLGKRMVVNEFVAFLDLGNMTGLSAKARLISTFALCGFANFSSIAIQVGGIGALVPERRGDLARLGVRAMLAGTLANFLSACIAGILT, from the coding sequence ATGGAACGGTTGATCGGCTTGGCCGGAATCGTGGCCTTTGTGGCCCTTGCGTACGTGCTTTCGCACAAGCGGAGTGCCATCCACTGGAAGACCATCGCCTGGGGCCTGGGGCTCCAGTGGATCTTCGCCCTGATCGTGCTCAAGGGGACGCTGATCTCCGGTCTGCTGTCCTTCCTGCCCTTCCCGAGGGGCGCAGGCTGGGTGGTGCTGGCGCTGATGTTCACGCCCATGCTGCTGCGCCGTTTCGCCTCCTATGAAAACAAGACCCTCAACTGGAGCCTCTTCGGCGTCATCGTGCTGGGCCTGCTGCGGGGGAACCTGGTGGGTTCCTCCTTCGACCGGATGCGGATCGTGGTCGAGCACCTCATGGCTTATGCCCACGAGGGGGCGAGCTTCGTGTTCGGGTCCCTGTCCGATGGTCCCGCCGGCAAGGTGGGGATGGTCTTCGCCTTCGCGGTACTGCCGACCATCATCTTCGTGGCGTCGATCTTCGCGGTGCTCTACTACTTGGGCGTCATGCAGTGGGTGGTGGGCGCTGCCGCCCGGGCCATGGGCCGCTTCCTCAAGGTCTCCGGCGCCGAAAGCGTGAGCGTGGCCGCCAGCATCCTCATGGGCCAGACCGAAGCGCCGCTCACCATCCGGCCCTTCCTGGCGAAGATGACCCGCAGCGAGCTCATGGTGATCATGACGGCGGGCATGGCGCACGTATCCGGCAGCATCATGGTGGCCTACGTGCAGGTGGCGCACGTGGACATCGTGCACCTGCTCACCGCCGTGATCATGACGGCGCCCGGCGCGGTGATGATGGCCAAGCTGCTCGAACCGGAGACGGAAACGCCCGAGACCTCCGGCGAGATCAAGGTGGACATCCCCAACCACGATGCCAACGTGCTGGACGCCGCGGCGCGAGGTGCCTTCGAAGGCGGGCAGCTGGCCTTCAACGTGGCGGTCATGCTCATCGCCTTCATCGCCCTCATCTACCTGCTCAACGGGCTGATGAAGGCCATCCATCCCGGGTTCAGCCTCGAGCTGGTGCTGGGCTGGGTCTTCAAGATCCCGGCCTTCCTCATGGGCGTGCCCTGGGGCGAAGCCGGCCAGGTGGGTGGGCTGCTGGGCAAGCGCATGGTGGTGAACGAGTTCGTGGCCTTCCTCGACCTGGGGAACATGACGGGGCTCTCCGCCAAGGCCAGGCTCATCTCCACCTTCGCCCTGTGCGGCTTCGCCAACTTCAGCAGCATCGCCATCCAGGTGGGGGGCATCGGCGCCCTGGTGCCGGAGCGGCGGGGCGACCTGGCCCGCCTGGGCGTCCGGGCCATGCTGGCGGGCACTCTGGCCAACTTCCTCAGTGCCTGCATCGCCGGCATCCTGACTTAG
- the galU gene encoding UTP--glucose-1-phosphate uridylyltransferase GalU: MKTLRKAVIPVAGLGTRFLPATKAQPKEMLPLVDTPVIQYVVEEAIRAGVESLVLVTGRGKAAIENHFDVAFELEDTLRRRGKQEELAVVQGISHLAHFAYVRQGEPLGLGHAVLCARYAVGDEPFALLLGDDVFDERDSALDALIAAYGSSGKSVVGVQEVPPEHVSRYGIVNAPGSQRDVWDVTTIVEKPSPKDAPSRWAVVGRYVLEPRVFDHLAALEPGVGGEYQLTDALAALAREGRLVAAPIPAKRYDTGNKLDYLKANVEFALKREDLREDFTTYLKELSCGL, encoded by the coding sequence ATGAAGACGCTACGCAAAGCCGTCATTCCCGTCGCGGGCCTGGGCACCCGCTTCCTGCCCGCGACCAAGGCCCAACCCAAGGAAATGCTGCCTTTGGTGGACACGCCCGTCATCCAGTACGTCGTGGAAGAGGCCATCCGGGCCGGGGTTGAGAGCCTGGTGCTGGTCACTGGGCGAGGCAAGGCCGCCATCGAGAACCATTTCGACGTCGCCTTCGAACTGGAGGACACCTTGCGCCGCCGCGGCAAGCAGGAGGAACTCGCGGTGGTACAGGGCATCAGTCATCTCGCCCATTTCGCGTATGTGCGCCAGGGTGAGCCGCTGGGGCTCGGCCACGCCGTGCTTTGCGCCCGCTACGCGGTCGGTGATGAACCCTTCGCCCTGCTTCTTGGCGATGACGTCTTCGACGAGCGGGATTCGGCCCTGGACGCCCTGATCGCCGCATACGGTTCATCCGGAAAGTCCGTCGTCGGCGTCCAGGAAGTGCCACCCGAACACGTTTCCCGGTACGGCATCGTCAACGCCCCCGGCAGCCAGCGAGATGTTTGGGATGTGACAACTATTGTCGAAAAGCCATCTCCCAAGGATGCTCCCAGCCGCTGGGCCGTCGTGGGCCGCTACGTGCTGGAGCCGCGCGTTTTCGATCACCTCGCGGCCCTGGAGCCAGGCGTGGGCGGGGAGTACCAGCTCACCGACGCGTTGGCGGCCCTCGCCCGGGAAGGCCGGCTGGTCGCCGCACCGATCCCCGCCAAGCGCTATGACACCGGCAACAAGCTCGACTACCTGAAGGCCAACGTGGAGTTCGCCCTCAAGCGGGAAGATCTTCGCGAGGACTTCACCACCTACCTGAAAGAGCTGTCCTGCGGCCTCTAG
- a CDS encoding MerR family transcriptional regulator — MAIASDTHAAQAGSSNRMLKIGQLASRSGITARNLRFYADAGVFGDLPRSPKGYRLFPAEAIHWVRILRAAQAAGFSLEEVQELLRALRQDSAPCAHVREALGGKLQALEVKLTEIRLLVDILRITLGTPDGQSSELGCNLMETLLLEAARLPSFAEHRA, encoded by the coding sequence ATGGCGATCGCGTCAGACACCCACGCTGCTCAAGCTGGTTCCTCGAACCGGATGCTGAAGATCGGCCAGCTGGCCTCGCGTTCGGGCATCACGGCCCGCAATCTCCGGTTCTATGCGGATGCCGGTGTGTTCGGCGACCTGCCCCGCTCGCCAAAGGGCTACCGGCTCTTTCCGGCGGAGGCCATCCACTGGGTCCGGATCCTCAGGGCCGCCCAGGCCGCCGGGTTCAGCCTCGAGGAGGTCCAGGAACTGTTGCGGGCCCTCCGCCAGGACAGCGCCCCCTGCGCCCACGTCCGTGAGGCACTGGGAGGGAAACTCCAGGCCCTGGAGGTCAAGCTGACGGAGATCAGGCTCCTGGTGGACATCCTGCGGATCACCCTCGGTACGCCGGACGGCCAGAGCAGCGAACTGGGGTGCAACCTGATGGAAACCCTGCTGCTCGAGGCGGCCCGGCTGCCCTCGTTCGCCGAACACAGGGCCTGA
- the pssA gene encoding CDP-diacylglycerol--serine O-phosphatidyltransferase has product MRPRLSPEERRARRQRAMRRSMFVLPSSITMASVFCGFSSVVMSINAAGATPERYFLWAAGLLVLAGVFDGLDGRVARATNTATDFGVQLDSLADVVSFGMAPAILAYRYAFFQLGIHDSHLRAAGWAACFVFTACGALRLARFNVQVGAVDSRYFVGLPIPAGAACVASVIIWHPTPPGTTALAYSFAAGLFLVGLLMVSTIRFSSFKKKATSLRSVMVTYLSVTILLALLVLFQQRFFVGFFAAYITLTLLMNLAWKAGWRGVEPPHDGPEDPETVH; this is encoded by the coding sequence ATGCGACCCCGTCTGAGTCCCGAGGAACGCCGTGCCCGGCGCCAGCGCGCCATGCGCCGGTCCATGTTCGTGCTGCCCTCCAGCATCACCATGGCCTCCGTGTTCTGCGGCTTCTCCAGCGTGGTGATGTCCATCAACGCCGCCGGCGCCACCCCAGAGCGCTATTTCCTGTGGGCCGCCGGCCTGCTGGTGCTGGCAGGGGTCTTCGATGGACTGGACGGACGCGTGGCCCGCGCCACCAACACCGCCACCGATTTCGGCGTCCAGCTGGACAGCCTGGCGGACGTGGTCAGCTTCGGCATGGCCCCGGCCATCCTGGCCTACCGCTACGCCTTCTTCCAGTTGGGCATCCACGACTCCCACCTGCGGGCGGCCGGCTGGGCCGCCTGTTTCGTCTTCACCGCCTGCGGCGCCCTCCGCCTGGCCCGCTTCAACGTGCAGGTGGGCGCGGTGGACTCCCGCTACTTCGTGGGACTACCCATCCCCGCCGGGGCCGCCTGCGTGGCCTCCGTCATCATCTGGCACCCCACCCCGCCCGGCACGACCGCCCTGGCCTATTCCTTCGCCGCGGGGCTCTTCCTCGTGGGCCTGCTGATGGTCTCCACCATCCGCTTTTCCAGCTTCAAGAAGAAGGCGACCTCGCTGCGCTCGGTCATGGTCACCTACCTCAGCGTGACGATCCTCCTGGCCCTCCTGGTCCTCTTCCAGCAGCGCTTCTTCGTGGGCTTCTTCGCGGCCTACATCACCCTGACGCTGCTCATGAACCTGGCCTGGAAGGCCGGCTGGCGGGGCGTGGAGCCCCCCCATGACGGCCCCGAGGATCCGGAGACCGTGCACTAG
- a CDS encoding heavy-metal-associated domain-containing protein, with the protein MDTRVFKVKGMTCGGCAKHVEKALRSVEGIVQVDMDVPGGTAKVVGEAPFEVLAEKVAKAGYELVGLA; encoded by the coding sequence ATGGATACCAGGGTTTTCAAAGTCAAGGGCATGACCTGCGGCGGCTGCGCGAAGCATGTGGAAAAGGCACTGCGGTCCGTCGAGGGCATTGTCCAGGTGGACATGGATGTTCCAGGCGGAACGGCGAAGGTGGTGGGTGAAGCGCCCTTCGAGGTCCTGGCCGAGAAAGTGGCGAAAGCAGGCTACGAACTGGTCGGGCTGGCCTGA